One window of the Parasphingopyxis algicola genome contains the following:
- a CDS encoding cation:proton antiporter yields the protein MEAEHLLAALALLFVGYGVLSRPLGATIAPAPLVFALAGLALSTAGLVSFTVDPGSDVLLLFAECTLALVLFGDASRLSLRKVIGMNIIAQRMLLIALPLAILFGALAALGLFPQMFWMEAALLAAMLAPTDAALGAAVVENEKVPLRVRRAIITESGLNDGLAVPPVLLFAALAGYVELGTHGDWAFWAGFAAQQIGFGVLAGVGTGLAGGFAIVSAARANWLDPRFETLACIGVAAGAFLAAEAIGGNAFVSAFIAGLSFAAICEERTGMVAEFVEQEGKFFSLTLFFVFGLGLAPIAIAEFQWVYLVYALLSLTVIRMGAVALSLIGTELRLPTIAYLGWFGPRGLATLVFVLLVFGEGVTNEPIRATACLAVLLSIILHGITAAPFAARYAHSKAAKADGKE from the coding sequence ATGGAAGCCGAGCATCTGCTTGCGGCGCTTGCGCTGCTTTTCGTCGGCTATGGCGTCCTTTCGCGGCCGCTCGGCGCGACGATCGCCCCTGCCCCGCTCGTGTTCGCACTGGCGGGATTGGCGTTGAGCACCGCCGGGCTCGTCAGCTTCACCGTCGATCCGGGCTCGGACGTCCTGCTGCTGTTTGCCGAATGCACGCTCGCGCTGGTCCTGTTCGGAGACGCCTCGCGCCTGTCGCTGCGCAAGGTGATCGGCATGAACATCATCGCGCAGCGCATGTTGCTGATCGCCCTGCCGCTGGCGATCCTGTTCGGCGCTCTCGCCGCGCTCGGCCTGTTCCCGCAGATGTTCTGGATGGAGGCCGCGCTGCTCGCCGCGATGCTCGCGCCGACCGATGCCGCGCTGGGCGCCGCCGTGGTCGAGAATGAAAAGGTGCCGCTGCGCGTCCGGCGCGCGATCATCACCGAGTCCGGTCTCAATGACGGGCTCGCCGTGCCGCCCGTCCTGCTGTTCGCGGCGCTGGCGGGCTATGTCGAACTCGGCACGCATGGCGACTGGGCCTTCTGGGCCGGTTTTGCCGCGCAGCAGATCGGCTTCGGCGTATTGGCGGGCGTCGGCACCGGGCTTGCCGGCGGGTTCGCCATCGTCAGCGCAGCGCGCGCAAACTGGCTCGATCCGCGTTTCGAAACGCTGGCCTGTATCGGCGTCGCCGCCGGCGCATTCCTCGCCGCAGAAGCTATCGGCGGTAACGCCTTCGTTTCCGCCTTTATCGCCGGCCTCAGTTTCGCGGCGATTTGCGAGGAGCGCACCGGCATGGTCGCCGAATTCGTCGAGCAGGAGGGGAAATTCTTCAGCCTGACTCTGTTTTTCGTGTTCGGGCTGGGGCTCGCGCCCATCGCGATCGCCGAGTTCCAGTGGGTCTATCTCGTCTACGCGCTGCTCAGCCTGACGGTCATCCGCATGGGCGCCGTCGCTTTATCGTTGATCGGGACGGAGCTCCGCCTGCCGACCATCGCCTATCTCGGCTGGTTCGGCCCGCGCGGCCTCGCCACCCTAGTCTTCGTACTCCTGGTGTTCGGCGAAGGCGTGACGAACGAGCCCATCCGCGCGACCGCCTGTCTGGCCGTACTGCTCAGCATCATCCTCCATGGCATCACCGCCGCGCCTTTCGCCGCCCGCTATGCCCACAGCAAGGCAGCCAAAGCCGATGGCAAGGAATAG
- the recJ gene encoding single-stranded-DNA-specific exonuclease RecJ → MKPALDIAHSISGQPWHWRGGAIDGLSGNFQPDDLVTGLLLSRGCAREEIDTYRTPTIRGFMPDPSIFRDMDRAAERIVAAIEAREQVTIFGDYDVDGATSAALLIRLLRDLGLDAGYYIPDRLMEGYGPSGEALVKLAERGFSLIVTVDCGAQAFEALQQAKDAGVDVIVVDHHKCAAELPVAHSLVNPNRLDENEGAAHGHLAAVGVAFLLGAAIVRQLRGKGYFANRPEPKLIELLDIVALGTVADVAALHGLNRAFVAQGLKVMAAQRNIGINALLEASRLDRAPIASDLGFRLGPRINAGGRVGKSDLGVRLLTTEDPEEARAIAAELEQFNEERRAIEAEVTEQALELGKGQDNRSVALVSGKGWHPGVIGIVASRLKEKLHRPAIVIALDEDGIGKGSGRSVAGADLGSAVLAAKDTGLLMAGGGHPMAAGLTVAEDKIDALADFLNERMADDVTRARGERALQLDAVVAPGGMTAAFVEALEEGGPYGMGWPAPRIATGPVRVIKADIVGTDHVRAIVAGEDGRSLKTIAFRAADTPLGQAVLSAGTTRKLWVAGRAKIDDWGPRPAAELHLEDAAWAD, encoded by the coding sequence ATGAAGCCCGCACTCGATATCGCCCATTCCATCTCCGGCCAGCCCTGGCACTGGCGCGGCGGCGCGATCGACGGGCTGAGCGGCAATTTCCAGCCCGACGACCTGGTGACCGGCCTGCTATTGTCGCGCGGCTGCGCGCGCGAGGAGATCGACACCTATCGCACGCCGACGATCCGCGGTTTCATGCCGGACCCGTCCATCTTCCGCGATATGGACCGGGCGGCCGAACGCATAGTCGCCGCGATCGAGGCCCGGGAACAGGTCACCATCTTCGGCGATTATGACGTCGACGGCGCGACATCGGCCGCACTGCTGATCCGCCTGCTCCGCGATCTCGGGCTTGATGCCGGCTATTATATTCCGGACCGGCTGATGGAAGGCTATGGCCCGTCCGGAGAGGCGTTGGTCAAGCTCGCCGAACGGGGTTTCTCGCTGATCGTTACGGTCGATTGCGGGGCGCAGGCATTCGAGGCGCTGCAACAGGCGAAAGATGCCGGCGTCGACGTGATCGTCGTCGATCACCACAAATGCGCGGCCGAACTGCCCGTCGCCCACAGCCTCGTCAATCCGAACCGGCTCGACGAGAATGAAGGCGCGGCACACGGCCATCTCGCGGCGGTCGGCGTCGCTTTCCTGCTCGGCGCGGCGATCGTCCGGCAATTGCGCGGGAAAGGATATTTTGCGAACCGCCCCGAACCCAAGCTGATCGAGCTGCTCGATATCGTCGCGCTCGGCACGGTCGCCGATGTCGCGGCCTTGCACGGTCTCAACCGCGCCTTCGTCGCGCAAGGCCTCAAGGTAATGGCGGCCCAGCGCAATATCGGCATCAACGCGCTACTCGAAGCCTCGCGTCTCGATCGGGCGCCGATCGCATCCGATCTCGGCTTCCGGCTCGGCCCGCGCATCAATGCGGGCGGGCGGGTCGGCAAGTCCGATCTCGGCGTCCGGCTGCTGACGACCGAAGATCCCGAAGAAGCCCGCGCCATCGCCGCCGAACTCGAACAGTTCAACGAGGAACGCCGCGCGATCGAGGCGGAGGTGACCGAACAGGCGCTCGAACTCGGCAAGGGCCAGGACAATCGCTCGGTCGCGCTGGTTTCGGGCAAGGGCTGGCATCCGGGCGTGATCGGGATCGTCGCCAGCCGGTTGAAGGAGAAGCTGCATCGCCCGGCTATCGTCATCGCGCTCGACGAGGACGGGATCGGCAAGGGATCGGGCCGCTCGGTCGCGGGTGCCGATCTCGGCAGCGCGGTGCTGGCTGCGAAAGATACCGGCCTGCTGATGGCCGGTGGCGGCCATCCGATGGCGGCCGGGCTTACCGTGGCCGAGGACAAGATCGACGCGCTCGCCGATTTTCTGAACGAACGGATGGCCGACGATGTGACGCGGGCGCGCGGCGAACGCGCGCTGCAACTCGACGCGGTGGTCGCACCCGGCGGCATGACGGCCGCCTTTGTCGAGGCGCTGGAGGAAGGCGGACCCTATGGCATGGGCTGGCCCGCGCCGCGCATCGCGACCGGGCCCGTGCGCGTGATCAAGGCCGATATCGTCGGTACCGATCATGTCCGCGCGATCGTTGCGGGCGAGGACGGGCGCAGCCTCAAGACCATCGCCTTTCGCGCCGCCGATACCCCGCTCGGCCAGGCGGTTCTGAGTGCCGGGACGACGCGCAAGCTGTGGGTCGCGGGACGCGCGAAGATCGACGATTGGGGCCCGCGCCCCGCCGCCGAACTCCATCTGGAGGACGCGGCCTGGGCGGACTAG
- a CDS encoding VOC family protein, translated as MFGHITLGCDNWERAKPFWLAVMDVLGHPLFMETDAGAAFGEATGQKTFIGPAFNGEPAAPGNGVHIAYLAKDRETVDAFYAAAMAHGGSDEGPPGLRPHYHPNYYGAYVRDPDGNKLQAVCHSAKG; from the coding sequence ATGTTCGGTCATATCACGCTGGGTTGCGACAATTGGGAGCGCGCCAAGCCGTTCTGGCTCGCCGTCATGGACGTTCTCGGCCACCCGCTTTTCATGGAAACCGACGCCGGCGCGGCCTTCGGCGAGGCGACAGGACAAAAGACCTTTATCGGTCCCGCTTTCAACGGCGAACCGGCGGCGCCCGGCAATGGCGTGCATATCGCCTATCTGGCCAAGGACCGGGAGACGGTGGACGCCTTTTACGCGGCCGCCATGGCCCATGGCGGATCGGACGAAGGCCCGCCGGGTCTCCGCCCGCATTATCATCCCAACTATTATGGCGCCTATGTCCGCGATCCCGACGGCAACAAGCTTCAGGCGGTCTGTCACAGCGCTAAGGGATGA
- a CDS encoding DUF1611 domain-containing protein, with translation MSTSAKPSLLSPFTTESRHGPIMETAPQPDTAIVYCEGNFGKVDGKTANGLVRHSEKYKILSIIDSTKAGRDAGMVLDDEQNGIPICRDLTGAMAHAGTIPDFFIFGTAPATGMLSLDERDIVLEAMAFGMNIVNGLHEFLSEDPEFIAASIASDVTILDIRKPRDKKHLRLFTGRINDLTCPRIAILGTDCAIGKRTTATILTRALNDRGIKALMVGTGQTGLIQGARYGLALDAVPSQFCAGELEATILEACEAENPDIIIIEGQGSLSHPAYSTSSFILRGSVPDAIILQHAPGRKHRCDFETMAMPEPAEEIRLIETFAKTRVIGLTINHENMTSADVDRAIIRYRDKLNMPATDAMTRSTDELVAMTLAAFPQLAGKWIVDPV, from the coding sequence ATGTCCACCAGCGCAAAGCCCAGCCTTTTGTCACCGTTCACGACCGAGTCCAGACACGGTCCGATTATGGAAACGGCTCCGCAGCCGGATACGGCAATCGTCTATTGCGAAGGCAATTTCGGAAAGGTCGATGGCAAGACCGCGAACGGGCTCGTACGCCACTCGGAAAAATACAAGATACTGTCGATCATCGACAGCACGAAAGCCGGTAGGGATGCCGGCATGGTTCTGGATGACGAACAAAACGGTATCCCCATATGCCGCGATCTGACCGGGGCCATGGCGCACGCGGGAACGATACCCGATTTCTTCATTTTCGGTACCGCACCCGCCACCGGGATGCTGTCACTCGACGAGCGCGATATCGTGCTCGAGGCGATGGCCTTCGGCATGAACATCGTCAACGGCCTTCACGAGTTCCTGAGCGAGGATCCCGAATTCATAGCAGCGAGCATCGCGAGCGATGTGACGATATTGGACATCCGAAAACCGCGCGATAAAAAGCATCTGCGGCTGTTTACCGGGCGCATCAATGATCTCACCTGTCCGCGCATTGCAATACTCGGAACCGATTGCGCGATCGGTAAGCGAACGACGGCGACTATCCTTACTCGCGCGCTCAACGATCGCGGCATCAAGGCGTTGATGGTCGGCACTGGTCAGACCGGACTTATTCAGGGCGCTCGCTACGGTCTTGCGCTTGACGCTGTGCCTTCACAATTTTGCGCGGGCGAGCTCGAAGCGACAATTCTTGAGGCTTGTGAAGCGGAAAACCCTGACATTATCATTATCGAGGGTCAGGGATCGCTCAGCCATCCGGCCTATTCGACCTCTTCCTTCATACTGCGTGGCAGCGTCCCTGATGCCATCATTCTCCAGCATGCCCCTGGACGTAAGCATCGGTGCGATTTCGAAACAATGGCGATGCCCGAGCCAGCCGAAGAGATTCGGCTTATCGAGACCTTCGCGAAAACCCGGGTCATTGGCCTGACAATCAACCATGAAAACATGACGTCCGCTGATGTCGATCGCGCAATCATCCGTTACCGGGACAAGCTCAATATGCCTGCTACCGATGCCATGACCCGATCAACCGACGAGCTTGTTGCGATGACTTTGGCCGCCTTTCCACAACTCGCGGGAAAATGGATCGTCGATCCCGTATGA
- a CDS encoding alanine/ornithine racemase family PLP-dependent enzyme, with protein sequence MSALRLEIDLDKISANAAMLVSRLGSRNISVTGVTKVALGCPAIARTLLEAGVCGLGDSRIENIERMRAALGAGPSMTLIRSPMLSQAENVVRSADISFNTELIVIKQLSLIAEAMGRTHGVVLMVELGDLREGIMPHDLDGVVREILSLPNISLMGIGTNLACLSGTSPDETNMAALSALACTVEQNFDLVLEIVSGGNSANIEWAYAAPDRGRINNLRLGEAILFGREALHRTPIEGLHGDAFALVAEVIESKIKPTQPWGAIAQNAFGEVGHVIDRGNISRAILALGRQDCDPSGLDPPNGMAILGASSDHLVLDTGDHSPTVGDKQRFGISYTTLLRAMTSPFVEKTMLTGSARQPAKANPIPRFVATMRNTVL encoded by the coding sequence ATGAGCGCCCTGCGGCTGGAGATCGATCTCGACAAAATCTCCGCCAATGCAGCGATGCTCGTCAGCCGTCTGGGCAGCCGAAACATCTCCGTTACGGGCGTGACCAAGGTCGCGCTGGGCTGTCCCGCGATAGCCAGAACGCTGCTTGAAGCCGGTGTCTGCGGCCTAGGAGATTCGAGAATCGAGAATATCGAGCGAATGCGCGCAGCCCTCGGCGCAGGGCCCAGCATGACTCTAATTCGCTCGCCGATGCTCAGTCAGGCCGAGAACGTCGTACGAAGTGCGGACATCAGTTTTAATACCGAGCTGATCGTCATCAAACAGCTTTCCCTCATCGCCGAAGCGATGGGCCGGACGCATGGCGTGGTGCTTATGGTCGAGTTGGGTGATTTGCGAGAAGGCATCATGCCGCACGATCTCGACGGCGTCGTGCGCGAGATATTGAGCCTGCCCAATATCTCGCTAATGGGCATCGGCACCAATCTCGCCTGTCTCAGCGGAACATCGCCCGATGAAACGAATATGGCTGCGCTATCAGCACTCGCTTGCACCGTGGAGCAGAACTTTGACCTTGTGCTCGAAATCGTCTCGGGTGGTAATTCCGCCAACATTGAATGGGCTTACGCGGCACCGGACAGGGGCCGGATCAACAACCTTCGGCTGGGCGAAGCGATTTTGTTCGGTCGTGAGGCACTGCATCGTACCCCAATCGAGGGCCTTCATGGCGACGCCTTTGCGCTGGTCGCCGAAGTCATTGAATCGAAAATCAAACCTACACAGCCTTGGGGCGCAATTGCTCAAAACGCATTCGGCGAAGTCGGCCATGTAATTGATCGCGGCAACATTTCGCGGGCCATTCTCGCTCTGGGCCGCCAGGACTGCGATCCTTCGGGGCTCGATCCCCCAAATGGCATGGCTATCCTTGGCGCGAGCAGCGATCACCTCGTGCTCGATACGGGCGATCATTCGCCGACGGTAGGCGATAAGCAGCGTTTCGGGATCAGTTATACGACATTGCTGCGCGCGATGACGTCACCCTTTGTCGAAAAGACTATGCTTACCGGTTCTGCCCGTCAGCCGGCAAAAGCGAACCCGATTCCTAGATTTGTCGCTACGATGCGCAATACAGTACTATGA
- a CDS encoding nucleotidyltransferase and HEPN domain-containing protein, whose product MKSDIDHLPQAKQRELERAVEILHAEFADAMKHASSQKKKDGRILKIILFGSYARGNWVDEPHTAKGYQSDFDLLIVVNHERVVDFSTYWYRAEDRLMHEPTIKRPVNFIVHTLSDVNNALAQGQYFFSDVIEEGIALYELKGEKPFVTPQPPSPEAALEVAKEHHEFWMKNADDYFRQYTHAVNDGAANVAAFDLHQAVERYYTALLLVQTNYSPASHNIKFLRSLAEDQDPRLIDVWPRETKADRRAFELLKRAYVEARYSKHYKITADELAWLGERAEALRDMVAAICVERIDALANQTA is encoded by the coding sequence ATGAAAAGCGATATCGATCATCTGCCCCAGGCCAAGCAGCGCGAGCTGGAGCGGGCGGTGGAGATCCTCCATGCCGAGTTCGCCGATGCGATGAAGCATGCCTCCTCGCAGAAGAAGAAGGACGGGCGCATCCTCAAGATCATCCTGTTCGGATCGTACGCCCGAGGCAATTGGGTCGACGAACCCCATACCGCCAAGGGATACCAGAGCGACTTCGATCTGCTGATCGTCGTCAATCATGAGCGCGTCGTCGACTTCTCGACCTACTGGTACCGGGCTGAAGACCGGCTGATGCACGAGCCGACGATCAAGCGCCCGGTCAATTTCATCGTCCACACATTGAGCGACGTGAACAACGCGCTTGCCCAAGGACAGTATTTCTTCTCCGATGTGATCGAGGAGGGCATCGCGCTCTACGAGCTCAAAGGCGAGAAGCCGTTTGTCACACCGCAGCCGCCAAGCCCAGAAGCGGCGCTGGAGGTCGCCAAAGAGCACCATGAGTTCTGGATGAAAAACGCGGATGATTATTTTCGCCAATATACCCACGCCGTTAACGATGGCGCGGCAAACGTCGCGGCATTCGACCTTCATCAGGCCGTCGAACGCTACTACACGGCCTTGCTATTGGTACAGACCAACTATTCGCCAGCGTCACACAACATCAAATTCCTGCGTTCATTGGCCGAGGACCAGGACCCACGCCTGATCGATGTCTGGCCGCGCGAGACGAAGGCCGATCGCCGCGCCTTTGAACTTTTGAAACGCGCCTATGTCGAAGCACGCTACTCCAAACACTACAAGATCACCGCCGATGAACTGGCTTGGCTGGGCGAGCGGGCCGAAGCGCTCAGGGATATGGTCGCGGCGATTTGCGTCGAGCGGATCGATGCTTTGGCTAACCAGACAGCATAG
- a CDS encoding DUF6118 family protein codes for MTDVEDSGDAAVEAFAALRVEVALLRRAVEGLAAERAEEAAPDYSVTLGEIVRQVERQARAIQALAERPALGLTPETITRQITAAGAEARREDVAALREAQMAMERTAAALSRAMKSGRTANEQRRWVIRSAVGGMVAGALLWAFVPGMILRALPESWTAMLSG; via the coding sequence ATGACCGACGTGGAAGATAGCGGCGACGCGGCGGTCGAAGCCTTTGCGGCGTTGCGGGTCGAGGTGGCGTTGCTGCGCCGCGCGGTCGAGGGGCTGGCCGCCGAGCGGGCCGAAGAGGCCGCGCCTGACTATAGCGTGACGCTCGGGGAGATCGTGCGGCAGGTGGAACGCCAGGCCCGGGCGATTCAAGCGTTGGCCGAGCGTCCGGCGCTTGGGCTGACGCCGGAGACGATCACGCGGCAGATTACGGCCGCCGGTGCCGAAGCGCGGCGCGAGGATGTTGCGGCGTTGCGTGAAGCGCAGATGGCAATGGAGCGGACGGCCGCCGCGCTCAGCAGAGCAATGAAATCCGGGCGCACGGCGAACGAGCAGCGGCGATGGGTGATCCGGAGTGCGGTGGGAGGGATGGTCGCAGGTGCGCTCCTGTGGGCGTTCGTCCCGGGCATGATCTTGCGCGCGTTGCCCGAGAGCTGGACCGCTATGCTGTCTGGTTAG